The Kitasatospora sp. NBC_00374 genome has a segment encoding these proteins:
- a CDS encoding PfkB family carbohydrate kinase: MDEDIRLAGTAAPSGWPRVAVVGHVEWTTIAGIDQVPTAGEVIHAERLWRGPAGGGAVAAVRLAELAGGCSFFTALGDDHAGRRSRAELEHRGVRVLAASRAGPTRAAVSMVDRAGERTTVTLGERLQPAAADTLDWGELASFDAVFFTAGDAALLRRARQARVLVVTAREFTTVLESGVRVDALVGSGCDPAERHDPALLCRPPDLVVSTEGHRGGVFTCAGQPPRRYRPARAPGPLVDTYGVGDNFAAVLTYALAAGSATADALDLAARHGAACTARRGPFATGPTPGRRAARV; this comes from the coding sequence ATGGACGAAGACATCCGCCTCGCCGGTACGGCTGCTCCCTCGGGCTGGCCGCGGGTCGCCGTGGTGGGACACGTCGAGTGGACGACGATCGCGGGAATCGACCAGGTGCCCACCGCCGGTGAGGTGATCCACGCCGAGCGGCTCTGGCGGGGCCCGGCCGGGGGTGGCGCGGTCGCCGCCGTCCGGCTGGCCGAACTGGCCGGCGGCTGCAGCTTCTTCACCGCCCTCGGCGACGACCACGCCGGGCGGCGCTCGCGCGCGGAACTCGAGCACCGCGGCGTACGGGTGCTGGCCGCCTCCCGGGCCGGCCCCACTCGCGCGGCGGTGAGCATGGTCGACCGGGCCGGTGAACGCACCACCGTCACCCTGGGCGAACGCCTGCAACCCGCCGCGGCGGACACCCTCGACTGGGGCGAACTGGCCTCCTTCGACGCGGTGTTCTTCACCGCCGGGGACGCGGCCTTGCTGCGCCGGGCCCGTCAGGCCAGGGTGCTCGTGGTGACGGCGCGTGAATTCACCACCGTGCTGGAGTCCGGTGTCAGGGTCGACGCGCTGGTGGGCAGCGGCTGCGACCCGGCCGAGCGCCACGACCCGGCGCTGCTGTGCAGGCCGCCGGATCTGGTGGTCAGCACCGAGGGTCATCGCGGCGGTGTGTTCACCTGCGCCGGCCAGCCCCCGCGGCGCTACCGACCCGCCCGCGCACCAGGCCCCCTGGTGGACACCTACGGGGTCGGGGACAACTTCGCGGCGGTCCTCACGTACGCGCTGGCCGCCGGCTCGGCCACGGCCGATGCGCTGGACCTCGCCGCCAGGCACGGTGCGGCCTGCACCGCGCGGCGGGGCCCGTTCGCGACCGGGCCGACTCCTGGGCGACGGGCAGCCCGGGTGTGA
- a CDS encoding TauD/TfdA dioxygenase family protein, whose protein sequence is MNQISTPSAAAPALVRPQVRHSVKAEPLTCTIGAELFGVSLADAAHDDDLFAEIRELLLTYKVLFLRGQDISRAEHVAFASRFGPLEDHPVAGGDPENPGLVRIYKDLDSAPEHYENALHTDGTWRENPSMGAVLRCVESPPVGGDTVWVNMAEAYRRLPEHIRTQIRDLRARHSIEASFGAVMPEEQRHALKARYPDAEHPVVRTHPETGEEVLFVNSFTTHFTNYHTPQNVRFGIDYAPGASNLLTYLLSQASVPEYQVRWRWQPNSFAIWDNRSTQHYAVQDYWPAVRKMERAGIVGDRPF, encoded by the coding sequence ATGAACCAGATCAGCACCCCGAGTGCGGCCGCGCCGGCCCTTGTCCGGCCGCAGGTCCGCCACTCGGTCAAGGCCGAGCCGCTGACCTGCACCATCGGCGCCGAACTGTTCGGCGTGAGCCTCGCCGACGCCGCGCACGACGACGACCTGTTCGCCGAGATCCGGGAGCTGCTCCTCACGTACAAGGTGCTGTTCCTGCGGGGCCAGGACATCAGCCGCGCCGAGCACGTCGCGTTCGCCTCCCGGTTCGGCCCGCTGGAGGACCACCCGGTGGCCGGCGGCGACCCCGAGAACCCCGGACTGGTCCGCATCTACAAGGACCTGGACAGCGCGCCCGAGCACTACGAGAACGCGCTGCACACCGACGGGACCTGGCGCGAGAACCCGTCCATGGGTGCCGTGCTGCGCTGCGTGGAGTCTCCCCCGGTGGGCGGGGACACCGTCTGGGTCAACATGGCCGAGGCCTACCGCAGGCTGCCGGAGCACATCAGGACGCAGATCCGGGATCTGCGGGCCCGGCACAGCATCGAGGCGTCGTTCGGCGCGGTGATGCCCGAGGAACAGCGCCACGCCCTCAAGGCCCGGTATCCGGACGCGGAACACCCGGTGGTGCGGACCCACCCGGAGACCGGCGAGGAGGTCCTCTTCGTCAACAGCTTCACCACCCATTTCACCAACTACCACACGCCGCAGAACGTCCGCTTCGGCATCGACTACGCGCCCGGGGCGAGCAACCTGCTGACCTACCTGCTCAGCCAGGCCTCCGTGCCCGAGTACCAGGTCCGCTGGCGCTGGCAGCCGAACAGCTTCGCCATCTGGGACAACCGCTCCACGCAGCACTACGCCGTCCAGGACTACTGGCCGGCCGTCCGCAAGATGGAGCGCGCCGGAATCGTCGGAGACCGGCCCTTCTAG
- a CDS encoding glycosyltransferase, which translates to MNESVRPVSLVSVVMPARNAELTIATQLEALRRQTYPDLWELIVVENGSSDGTRALLRSWQQAMPQLRVVDAAEDCGVNVARNIGCRHAHGDVVLCCDADDMVAPGWMAGLVDVLRTSPAVGGSLERRLLNAQVALAARPPKEADALLDTFGFLPYPAGANCGFHKELWSHLGGFDESYRYGSDDVEFFWRAQLAGYRLAFSPHAVVHYRLRGETRAIARQLYRYGRSHPKLYRDFAGHGMPSSRPGDVARAWWRMLVHAPDLVGSADSRAAWTAQLALRVGRIVGSVRYRRCYL; encoded by the coding sequence ATGAACGAGAGCGTCCGTCCGGTGAGCCTGGTCTCGGTCGTCATGCCGGCGCGAAACGCCGAGCTGACGATCGCCACGCAGCTGGAGGCCCTGCGTCGGCAGACGTATCCGGACCTGTGGGAGCTCATCGTCGTCGAGAACGGATCGAGCGACGGCACCCGCGCGCTCCTGCGGTCCTGGCAGCAGGCGATGCCGCAGCTCAGGGTGGTCGACGCCGCCGAGGACTGCGGCGTCAACGTTGCGCGCAACATCGGTTGCCGGCATGCGCACGGCGACGTGGTGCTGTGCTGCGACGCGGACGACATGGTGGCCCCCGGCTGGATGGCCGGCCTGGTCGACGTCCTGCGGACCAGCCCGGCCGTCGGGGGATCGCTCGAACGCCGCCTGCTCAACGCGCAGGTGGCCCTCGCCGCGCGCCCGCCGAAGGAGGCCGACGCACTGCTCGACACCTTCGGCTTCCTGCCGTACCCGGCGGGAGCCAACTGCGGGTTCCACAAGGAGCTGTGGAGCCACCTGGGCGGCTTCGACGAGAGCTACCGCTACGGCAGCGACGACGTCGAGTTCTTCTGGCGCGCCCAACTGGCCGGGTACCGCCTGGCCTTCTCGCCCCACGCCGTCGTGCACTACCGGCTCCGTGGGGAGACCCGGGCCATCGCGCGCCAGCTCTACCGCTACGGCCGTTCGCACCCCAAGCTCTACCGGGACTTCGCCGGCCACGGCATGCCCTCCTCACGGCCGGGTGACGTCGCCCGGGCCTGGTGGAGGATGCTGGTGCACGCCCCCGACCTGGTCGGCTCCGCGGACAGCCGCGCCGCCTGGACGGCCCAACTCGCCCTGCGGGTCGGTCGGATCGTCGGCAGCGTCAGGTACCGGCGGTGCTACCTCTAG
- a CDS encoding RBBP9/YdeN family alpha/beta hydrolase has protein sequence MSERSERVIGGRTEATIVVVPGLRDHVPGHWQTILAERLTAAGRTVHTVAPLAENQLRRAARGAALEAVVAAVPGPVVLVAHSAGVMTTVHWARSSTRPVLGALLATPPDFDTPLPEGYPPPDVLSRNGWTPVPRTALPFPSIVAASSNDPLGSEVRVARLAEHWGSRLVRLGEVGHLNPGSGYGPWPQAEDLVRELEQG, from the coding sequence GTGAGCGAGCGAAGCGAACGAGTCATCGGAGGGCGCACCGAGGCCACGATCGTCGTCGTACCGGGCCTTCGCGACCACGTCCCCGGCCACTGGCAGACCATCCTGGCCGAACGGCTCACCGCCGCCGGGCGCACGGTGCACACCGTCGCACCGCTGGCGGAGAACCAGCTCAGGCGTGCGGCGAGGGGCGCAGCCCTGGAGGCGGTGGTCGCGGCGGTCCCCGGCCCCGTGGTGCTGGTCGCCCACAGCGCCGGGGTGATGACCACCGTGCACTGGGCGCGCAGCAGCACCCGCCCGGTCCTGGGCGCACTGCTGGCGACCCCGCCGGACTTCGACACACCGCTGCCGGAGGGCTACCCGCCCCCCGACGTGCTCAGCCGCAACGGCTGGACGCCCGTCCCGCGGACCGCCCTGCCGTTCCCCAGCATCGTCGCGGCGAGCAGCAACGACCCGCTGGGCAGCGAGGTGCGGGTCGCCCGGCTCGCCGAGCACTGGGGCAGCCGCCTCGTCCGGCTCGGCGAGGTCGGGCATCTCAACCCCGGCTCGGGCTACGGCCCGTGGCCGCAGGCCGAGGATCTCGTTCGCGAGCTCGAACAGGGCTGA
- a CDS encoding acetoacetate--CoA ligase → MSHDTDLLWSPTRARAEASNVADFMRWLDSTRGLRFADYAALWRWSTTDVPGFWSAVWDYYGLDARSSHSTRSTHSSSSSSSDDVLADASMPGASWFPGARLNFAERCLARASEERPALIGLDEGGVPVETTWAQLGREVAALAASLRRLGVEPGDRIAGYLPNTPHAVIALLATAAVGAVWTVCSPDFGTPSVLARLRQARPTVLLAVDGYRHGGKEYDRLPEVEKITARLPTLRHLVAVDHLRPASAESRWTTRDDVVQHTWSALLEQDAPLVFADVPFDHPLWILWSSGTTGLPKGIVQSHGGIVVELLKALGLGADLRADDRYFFHTSTSWMVWNFMVAGLLHGSTIVLYDGSPTHPDVDGVWRVAERTRASVVGVGAAYLTAGEKAGAHPAAELDLGALRTVLQTGSSLPPSTWRWAQDRLGPEVWLQSICGGTDICSVLAGGSALLPVRVGRIQCPALGVALDAWDPSGRPVVGEQGELVVTAPLPSMPLYFVDDPDGSRYRASYFDMYPGVWRHGDWVTVDRDLTVVVAGRSDSTLNRLGVRMGSADIYAVVERFPEVADSLVVGAEMPDGRYVMPLFVVLGDGAVLDDALRARIAGAIRRELSPRHVPDTITEVAGVPRTLTGKRLEVPVKRIIQGADVAEVSSEGAITHPEMLAWFAAFTASSR, encoded by the coding sequence ATGAGCCACGACACCGACCTGCTGTGGTCCCCGACCCGGGCCCGCGCCGAGGCCTCCAACGTCGCCGACTTCATGCGCTGGCTGGACAGCACCCGGGGACTGCGGTTCGCCGACTACGCGGCACTGTGGCGGTGGAGCACCACCGATGTCCCCGGGTTCTGGTCCGCGGTGTGGGACTACTACGGCCTGGACGCCCGTTCCAGCCACTCCACCCGCTCCACCCACTCCTCCTCCTCCTCCTCCTCCGACGACGTGCTCGCGGACGCCTCGATGCCCGGCGCCTCCTGGTTCCCGGGCGCGCGTCTGAACTTCGCCGAGCGGTGCCTCGCCCGGGCCTCCGAGGAGCGCCCCGCCCTGATCGGCCTCGACGAGGGCGGCGTGCCCGTGGAGACCACCTGGGCGCAGCTGGGACGCGAGGTCGCGGCGCTGGCCGCCTCGTTGCGCAGGCTGGGAGTGGAGCCCGGCGACCGGATCGCCGGCTACCTTCCGAACACCCCGCACGCCGTGATCGCGCTCCTGGCGACCGCCGCGGTGGGCGCGGTGTGGACCGTCTGCTCGCCCGACTTCGGTACGCCCAGCGTGCTGGCGCGGCTACGGCAGGCCCGCCCGACGGTCCTGCTGGCCGTGGACGGCTACCGCCACGGCGGCAAGGAGTACGACCGGCTCCCCGAGGTCGAGAAGATCACGGCCCGGCTGCCCACGCTGCGGCACCTGGTGGCCGTCGACCACCTGCGGCCGGCCTCGGCCGAGTCCCGCTGGACGACGCGCGACGACGTGGTGCAGCACACCTGGTCCGCGCTGCTGGAGCAGGACGCCCCGCTGGTCTTCGCCGACGTCCCCTTCGACCACCCGCTGTGGATCCTGTGGTCCTCGGGCACCACCGGACTGCCCAAGGGGATCGTGCAGAGCCACGGGGGCATCGTCGTCGAGCTGCTCAAGGCGCTCGGTCTGGGCGCCGACCTGCGCGCCGACGACCGCTACTTCTTCCACACCTCGACCAGCTGGATGGTCTGGAACTTCATGGTCGCGGGCCTGCTGCACGGCTCGACGATCGTCCTCTACGACGGCAGCCCCACCCACCCCGACGTCGACGGGGTCTGGCGGGTCGCCGAACGGACCCGCGCGAGCGTCGTCGGCGTCGGAGCGGCCTATCTGACCGCCGGCGAGAAGGCCGGTGCCCACCCCGCGGCCGAGCTCGACCTCGGCGCATTGCGCACCGTCCTGCAGACCGGCTCGTCGCTGCCCCCGAGCACCTGGCGCTGGGCCCAGGACCGCCTCGGGCCCGAGGTGTGGCTGCAGTCGATCTGCGGCGGCACCGACATCTGCTCGGTCCTCGCCGGCGGCAGCGCGCTGCTCCCGGTACGGGTCGGCCGGATCCAGTGCCCGGCCCTCGGCGTCGCCCTGGACGCCTGGGACCCCTCGGGCCGGCCGGTCGTCGGTGAGCAGGGAGAGCTGGTGGTGACCGCACCGCTGCCGTCGATGCCGCTGTACTTCGTCGACGACCCGGACGGCTCGCGCTACCGGGCGAGCTACTTCGACATGTACCCCGGCGTCTGGCGGCACGGCGACTGGGTCACGGTGGACCGGGACCTGACGGTCGTGGTGGCGGGCCGCTCGGACTCGACGCTCAACCGCCTGGGCGTCCGGATGGGGTCGGCCGACATCTACGCCGTCGTGGAGCGGTTCCCCGAGGTGGCCGACAGCCTCGTCGTCGGGGCCGAGATGCCGGACGGCCGGTACGTCATGCCGCTGTTCGTGGTCCTCGGGGACGGCGCGGTGCTCGACGACGCGCTCCGCGCGCGGATCGCCGGGGCGATCCGTCGTGAGCTCTCCCCCCGCCATGTGCCGGACACCATCACCGAGGTGGCGGGGGTGCCCCGCACCCTGACGGGCAAGCGGCTGGAGGTCCCGGTCAAGCGGATCATCCAGGGTGCCGACGTCGCCGAGGTGAGCAGCGAAGGCGCCATCACCCACCCCGAGATGCTGGCCTGGTTCGCCGCCTTCACCGCCTCGTCCAGGTAG
- a CDS encoding MFS transporter — protein MGLPATADPAPGVDTPAPAVSRRYAWIVFALSFGLLLSDYMSRQVLNAVFPLLKAEWGLTDAKLGSLSGVVALAVGLLTFPTSFLADRWGRVRSLVAAAVMWSLATLACAVAAGYGQMFLGRLFVGIGEAAYGSVGIAVVLSVFPARLRATLSGAFIAGGAFGSVLGVALGGAVAQQLGWRWAFGVMGVFGLVLAAVFAVVVTERRLDPRRDSAERRGKRAEVPLRSLLPQLFSSVSVVSAYVGSGLQLFVPGALLAWLPSFFNRYYHMPTAKAGVTAGLFALLIGAGMILGGVVADRIGRTLQVRKWNAAVVCSLLALVLLTAAFRAPTGTAQILLLAAGALVSGATAGPAAAMVANLTPGAISGTAFGTLTLANSLLGLAPGSAVTGMVADHLGLLGALRLMPLVAVVAALAFVVGRRHYDRDITRLTTLAARPAGQAAEATA, from the coding sequence ATGGGTCTTCCCGCCACTGCGGATCCGGCGCCCGGGGTCGACACCCCCGCACCGGCCGTCTCCCGGCGCTACGCCTGGATCGTTTTCGCCCTGAGTTTCGGACTACTGCTCTCCGACTACATGTCGCGGCAGGTGCTCAACGCGGTCTTTCCGCTCCTGAAGGCCGAGTGGGGTCTCACCGACGCGAAGCTGGGCTCGCTCAGCGGCGTCGTGGCGCTGGCGGTCGGCCTCCTGACCTTCCCGACGTCGTTCCTGGCGGACCGCTGGGGCCGGGTGCGCAGCCTGGTGGCCGCCGCGGTGATGTGGAGCCTGGCCACGCTGGCCTGCGCGGTGGCGGCCGGCTACGGGCAGATGTTCCTCGGCCGGCTCTTCGTCGGCATCGGTGAAGCCGCGTACGGCAGCGTCGGCATCGCGGTCGTCCTCAGTGTCTTCCCGGCCCGGCTTCGGGCCACGCTCTCCGGAGCGTTCATCGCCGGCGGAGCGTTCGGCTCGGTCCTGGGTGTGGCGCTCGGCGGCGCCGTCGCGCAGCAGCTGGGCTGGCGCTGGGCGTTCGGCGTGATGGGGGTCTTCGGGCTCGTCCTGGCGGCGGTCTTCGCCGTGGTGGTCACCGAGCGGCGACTCGACCCGCGGAGGGACTCCGCCGAGCGCCGGGGGAAGCGTGCCGAGGTCCCGCTGCGCTCTCTCCTGCCCCAGCTCTTCTCCTCGGTCTCGGTGGTCAGCGCCTACGTCGGCAGCGGCCTCCAACTGTTCGTCCCCGGCGCCCTGTTGGCCTGGTTGCCCAGCTTCTTCAACCGCTATTACCACATGCCCACCGCCAAGGCGGGCGTCACCGCCGGCCTGTTCGCGCTCCTCATCGGGGCCGGCATGATCCTCGGCGGTGTCGTCGCCGACCGCATCGGCCGGACGCTCCAGGTCCGCAAGTGGAACGCGGCCGTCGTCTGCAGCCTCCTTGCCCTCGTCCTGCTGACGGCGGCCTTCCGCGCACCGACCGGTACGGCACAGATCCTCCTGCTGGCGGCGGGGGCCCTGGTGTCGGGAGCCACGGCCGGTCCGGCCGCCGCGATGGTGGCCAACCTGACCCCCGGAGCCATCTCCGGTACGGCCTTCGGCACCCTCACTCTGGCCAACAGCCTGCTCGGGCTCGCCCCCGGATCCGCGGTGACCGGCATGGTCGCCGACCACCTCGGACTGCTCGGCGCGCTGCGGCTGATGCCGCTGGTCGCGGTGGTCGCCGCGCTGGCCTTCGTGGTCGGGCGCCGGCACTACGACCGCGACATCACCCGGCTGACCACGCTCGCCGCGCGCCCGGCCGGCCAGGCGGCGGAGGCGACCGCGTGA
- a CDS encoding 3-keto-5-aminohexanoate cleavage protein, producing the protein MHFHDDSLYPENQEPLVIQAAPYGPEWLPGDAEDLPLTMEEHVQAAVDCYDAGATVLHIHVRELDGHGSKRMSMFNELIGRLREAVPDMVLQIGGSISFAPEGEGDEAKWLSYDTRHLLADLDPRPDQVTIAINTSQMNIVEIMTDDDLQGTSIAKPATYKAYRDMVVEAGPDFYLEHLKRLQANGIQPHFQLATLAQLETVERLIRAGMYTGPLILNYVAIGGGFAGRHPADLIEFIRRTPDGAVLTIESSMRAVAPMNAIGIALGAHVRVGNEDNLWGRKGERMTSVAQVEQMVRISESLGRDVATGLEARRIYRLGECYADADETLAQLGMVPNRRPGQRGFMLRNPKV; encoded by the coding sequence GTGCACTTCCACGACGACTCGCTCTATCCGGAGAACCAGGAGCCGTTGGTCATCCAGGCGGCGCCGTACGGACCCGAGTGGCTGCCCGGTGACGCCGAGGACCTTCCCCTCACCATGGAGGAGCACGTCCAGGCCGCCGTCGACTGCTACGACGCCGGCGCCACCGTGCTGCACATCCACGTGCGGGAGCTCGACGGCCACGGCTCCAAGCGGATGTCGATGTTCAACGAGCTGATCGGGCGGCTGCGCGAGGCCGTGCCGGACATGGTGCTGCAGATCGGCGGATCGATCTCCTTCGCCCCCGAGGGCGAGGGCGACGAGGCGAAGTGGCTCAGCTACGACACCCGCCACCTGCTGGCCGATCTCGACCCCAGGCCCGACCAGGTGACGATCGCGATCAACACCAGCCAGATGAACATCGTCGAGATCATGACCGACGACGACCTGCAGGGCACCTCGATCGCGAAGCCGGCGACGTACAAGGCGTACCGCGACATGGTCGTCGAGGCCGGACCCGACTTCTACCTGGAGCACCTGAAGCGGCTCCAGGCGAACGGCATCCAGCCGCACTTCCAACTCGCCACGCTGGCCCAGCTGGAGACCGTGGAACGGCTGATCAGGGCCGGGATGTACACGGGCCCGCTGATCCTGAACTACGTGGCGATCGGCGGCGGCTTCGCCGGCCGGCACCCTGCCGACCTGATCGAGTTCATCCGCCGCACGCCGGACGGCGCCGTCCTCACCATCGAGAGCTCGATGCGCGCCGTGGCGCCGATGAACGCGATCGGGATCGCGCTCGGTGCTCACGTGCGGGTCGGCAACGAGGACAACCTGTGGGGCCGCAAGGGCGAGCGCATGACGTCGGTCGCACAGGTGGAGCAGATGGTCAGGATTTCGGAGAGCCTCGGCCGCGACGTCGCGACCGGACTCGAGGCCAGGAGGATCTACCGGCTCGGCGAGTGCTACGCGGACGCCGACGAGACCCTCGCCCAGCTCGGCATGGTGCCGAACCGGCGTCCCGGCCAGCGCGGATTCATGCTGCGCAACCCCAAGGTCTGA
- a CDS encoding AraC family transcriptional regulator, with product MGPLVRTAALNGYVELSRSLGIDPQALMRREGLDAAGLTHQDRWISGAAVVRLLELSAAESGTADFGLRMSELRRFGSLGPISLVLREEPDVRSALELLLRHEHMYNEVLHARLSEREGLATLKVGLDLGEALEDRQATELAVGAFQLVLRTFLGPRWQSLSVHFTHGAPADLTTHERVFGPVVEFGQEFNGIVLYAGDLDSLNTMSDPLLRSYARQYFEAIAVPRDTSALDRVRELIEILLPTGRCSVDQVARSLGMDRRSVHRRLAYSGETFSALLNTTRTQLAEQFVANPRRSLTEISDLLGFSAPSAFSRWFREQFGCSPREWRSRATTGSDPTRTDAR from the coding sequence ATGGGACCGCTTGTCCGCACTGCCGCGCTCAACGGCTACGTCGAGTTGAGTCGTTCGCTGGGCATCGACCCGCAGGCGCTGATGCGGCGCGAGGGACTGGACGCCGCCGGTCTCACCCATCAGGACCGGTGGATCTCCGGTGCGGCCGTGGTCCGGTTGCTGGAACTCTCGGCGGCCGAGTCCGGCACCGCGGACTTCGGGCTGCGCATGTCGGAGCTGCGGCGCTTCGGCAGTCTCGGCCCCATCAGCCTCGTCCTCCGCGAGGAGCCGGACGTCCGCAGTGCGCTGGAACTGCTGCTGCGCCACGAGCACATGTACAACGAGGTGCTGCATGCCCGGCTCTCCGAGCGGGAGGGCCTGGCCACCCTGAAGGTGGGACTGGACCTGGGCGAGGCGCTGGAGGACCGGCAGGCCACCGAGCTGGCCGTCGGCGCCTTCCAGCTGGTGCTGCGCACCTTTCTGGGCCCCCGATGGCAGTCACTCTCCGTGCACTTCACTCACGGCGCCCCCGCGGACCTCACCACGCATGAGCGGGTCTTCGGCCCGGTGGTGGAATTCGGCCAGGAGTTCAACGGAATCGTCCTGTACGCCGGCGATCTCGACTCCCTGAACACCATGTCCGACCCGCTGCTCAGGAGCTACGCCCGGCAGTACTTCGAGGCCATCGCCGTCCCCCGGGACACCTCCGCCCTGGACCGGGTGCGGGAGCTCATCGAGATCCTGCTCCCGACCGGGCGGTGCTCGGTGGACCAGGTCGCCCGCAGCCTGGGCATGGACCGGCGCAGCGTCCACCGCCGCCTCGCGTACTCGGGCGAGACGTTCTCCGCACTTCTCAACACGACACGGACGCAGCTGGCCGAGCAGTTCGTCGCCAACCCGCGCCGCTCCCTCACGGAGATCTCCGATCTGCTGGGCTTCTCCGCACCCAGCGCCTTCTCCCGCTGGTTCCGGGAGCAGTTCGGATGCAGCCCCAGGGAGTGGCGCAGCCGGGCGACGACCGGCTCCGACCCCACGCGGACCGACGCCCGCTGA
- a CDS encoding HAD family hydrolase, with the protein MKRILLLWDIDGTLIDGGGVCEAVYPLAFERLTGRPARHRVATAGRTELDIMDELFARHGVNGVERSRVTAELATQLRRRAAELRTAGRVLPGAVEALRALRAQREVTQSVLTGNLRANAALKLRLFGLAEFLDLGVGAYGGDARERAALLPVARRRAAAAYGHHFDSGSTFLIGDTPQDVHAGRIGGSWVIAVASGTSSGAELREAGADSVLTDLRDTAAVVRAVQALSPAARSAG; encoded by the coding sequence GTGAAGCGGATCCTCCTCCTGTGGGACATCGACGGCACGCTGATCGACGGCGGGGGCGTCTGCGAGGCCGTCTACCCGCTCGCGTTCGAACGCCTCACCGGCAGGCCGGCCCGCCACCGGGTCGCCACCGCAGGCCGCACCGAACTGGACATCATGGACGAGCTGTTCGCCCGGCACGGTGTCAACGGGGTCGAGCGGAGCCGGGTCACCGCCGAGTTGGCCACGCAACTGCGTCGGCGGGCCGCCGAACTCCGTACGGCCGGACGGGTCCTGCCCGGTGCCGTCGAGGCCCTGCGGGCGTTGCGGGCACAGCGGGAGGTGACCCAGTCGGTGCTGACGGGGAATCTCCGGGCCAACGCCGCCTTGAAGCTGCGGCTGTTCGGCCTGGCGGAGTTCCTGGACCTCGGAGTCGGCGCGTACGGCGGCGACGCACGCGAGCGGGCCGCCCTCCTCCCGGTGGCCCGGCGGCGCGCGGCGGCCGCGTACGGGCACCACTTCGATTCCGGGAGCACCTTCCTGATCGGCGACACTCCGCAGGACGTGCACGCGGGACGCATCGGCGGATCGTGGGTGATCGCCGTCGCCTCGGGAACGAGCAGCGGCGCCGAACTGCGGGAGGCGGGAGCCGATTCGGTCCTGACGGATCTGCGCGACACCGCCGCCGTGGTCCGCGCCGTCCAGGCACTGAGCCCTGCCGCGCGGAGCGCCGGATGA
- a CDS encoding quinone oxidoreductase, with amino-acid sequence MAHAIRFHETGGPEVLRWEEVAVGDPGPGEVRIRHSAVGLNFADTYFRTGLYPAPLPAGLGVEAAGVIEAVGAGVTDFAEGDRVTYTGSPLGAYSTERVMPAGSLIKLPDAIDFETAAAMTMRGLTSAYLLRRIHPLKPGDTVLLHAAAGGVGLIVCQWAKLLGLTVIGTVSTEEKAALARGHGCDHIVYYRREDVAQRVRELTGGAGVPVVFDSVGATTYTGSLASLRRRGLLVCFGTASGPVPPIDAMQLAIHGSVFVTRPALADYIADPAERAELAGELFGHVASGRIKIEINQRYSLPDAPEAHRDLESGRTTGSSVFVL; translated from the coding sequence GTGGCACACGCCATCCGCTTCCACGAGACCGGCGGCCCCGAGGTACTGCGCTGGGAGGAGGTCGCCGTCGGGGATCCCGGCCCCGGCGAGGTACGGATCCGCCACAGCGCGGTCGGGCTCAACTTCGCCGACACCTACTTCCGCACCGGGCTCTACCCGGCTCCGCTCCCCGCCGGGCTCGGCGTCGAGGCGGCGGGCGTGATCGAGGCGGTCGGCGCGGGCGTGACCGACTTCGCCGAGGGCGACCGGGTGACCTACACCGGCAGCCCGCTCGGGGCCTACAGCACCGAACGGGTCATGCCCGCCGGCTCGCTGATCAAGCTGCCGGACGCGATCGACTTCGAGACCGCCGCCGCGATGACCATGCGCGGCCTGACCTCCGCGTACCTGCTGCGCAGGATCCACCCGCTGAAGCCCGGCGACACGGTGCTGCTGCACGCGGCGGCGGGCGGAGTCGGGCTCATCGTCTGCCAGTGGGCCAAGCTGCTGGGCCTCACGGTGATCGGCACCGTGTCCACCGAGGAGAAGGCGGCGCTCGCCCGCGGCCACGGCTGCGACCACATCGTGTACTACCGGCGGGAGGACGTGGCCCAGCGGGTGCGCGAGCTGACCGGCGGCGCCGGGGTGCCGGTGGTGTTCGACAGCGTCGGGGCGACCACCTACACCGGTTCGCTCGCCTCGCTGCGGCGGCGCGGCCTGCTGGTCTGCTTCGGCACCGCCTCCGGTCCCGTGCCGCCGATCGACGCCATGCAGCTGGCGATCCACGGATCGGTCTTCGTGACCCGCCCGGCGCTGGCCGACTACATCGCCGATCCGGCGGAGCGCGCCGAACTGGCCGGCGAGCTGTTCGGACATGTCGCCTCCGGGCGCATCAAGATCGAGATCAATCAGCGCTACTCCCTCCCGGACGCACCCGAGGCGCACCGGGACCTGGAGAGCGGCCGGACGACGGGATCCTCCGTCTTCGTCCTCTGA